A single window of Lathamus discolor isolate bLatDis1 chromosome 20, bLatDis1.hap1, whole genome shotgun sequence DNA harbors:
- the RDM1 gene encoding RAD52 motif-containing protein 1 isoform X4: MGREGSCLGFCSASIHSFCLGLPCCAELQNISGFGGENEDLERTLPVKYLCAVEVTLPEHGVCTRGVALAEADIENSADSLELLTATRRAQKLAAGRALASAFQKILLIVLENGKVAVEYSSSQEEPTDCLTEEELKRLVQRADLTRADCKRSEQGSQTKPAASQSSPLPQEPSLSSPAVSLPLGWGVRGDSTCSLHKAPSSLIGRGADRNSGLAWERSCWVSSWFIAL; this comes from the exons ATGGGGAGAGAAGGCAGTTGCCTTGgcttctgctctgcttccataCACAGCTTCTGCCTTGGACTCCCATGCTGTGCAGAG CTGCAGAATATATCTGGCTTTGGTGGTGAGAATGAGGACCTGGAAAGGACGTTACCTGTGAAATACCTGTGTGCTGTGGAGGTGACACTGCCCGAACACGGAGTGTGCACCAGGGGAGTCGCCCTGGCCGAGGCAGACATAGAGAACAGTGCAG ATTCTCTCGAGTTGCTCACAGCAACAAGAAGAGCTCAGAAACTCGCAGCTGGGAGAGCTTTGGCTAGTGCCTTTCAGAAGATACTCCTCATTGTCTTAG AGAATGGGAAAGTGGCCGTGGAGTACAGTTCCTCCCAGGAGGAGCCCACAGACTGCTTAACAGAAGAGGAGCTGAAGcggctggtgcag AGAGCTGACCTAACACGTGCTGACTGCAAGAGAAGTGAGCAGGGAAGTCAAACAAagcctgctgcttctcagagcTCTCCTTTGCCACAAGAGCCATCCCTCAGCTCCCCTGCCGTCTCACTTCCCTTGGGATGGGGTGTGCGAGGTGATTCAACATGCTCTCTCCACAAGGCACCTTCCAGCCTGATAGGGAGAGGAGCAGACAGGAATTCAGGACTTGCttgggagaggagctgctgggtgtCCTCTTGGTTCATTGCCTTGTGA
- the RDM1 gene encoding RAD52 motif-containing protein 1 isoform X5, which translates to MAQLFGHPEMFQKPFFSLSPQHSLFSAFSRFGPLYSVRARRNAAVAGPGYCAVIKFYSAGDASRAQHACNGQRLFQKSPLKVCVCTKQKGLQQKVLALSSNKCQELANHYLGFNGWSSRIITTTNGGILKAWGEKAVALASALLPYTASALDSHAVQSCRIYLALVVRMRTWKGRYL; encoded by the exons ATGGCTCAGCTCTTCGGGCACCCAGAGATGTTTCAAAagccctttttttctctctctcctcagCATTCCCTGTTTTCAGCGTTTTCCAGGTTCGGGCCGCTCTACTCAGTGCGAGCACGCAGGAACGCGGCCGTGGCAGGGCCTGGCTATTGCGCTGTTATCAAGTTCTATTCAGCTGGAGAtgccagcagagcccagcatgCATGCAATGGGCAAAGGCTGTTTCAGAAGTCCCCCTTGAAG GTTTGTGTTTGCACCAAGCAGAAGGGGTTGCAGCAAAAAGTCCTTGCTCTCAGCAGCAACAAGTGCCAGGAGTTGGCCAACCACTACCTTGGCTTTAACGGCTGGTCCAGTCGCATCATCACA ACCACAAATGGGGGTATTTTGAAAGCATGGGGAGAGAAGGCAGTTGCCTTGgcttctgctctgcttccataCACAGCTTCTGCCTTGGACTCCCATGCTGTGCAGAG CTGCAGAATATATCTGGCTTTGGTGGTGAGAATGAGGACCTGGAAAGGACGTTACCTGTGA
- the GH1 gene encoding somatotropin, with the protein MAPGSWLSPLFLAVITLGLQWPQEAATFPAMPLSNLFANAVLRAQHLHLLAAETYKEFERTYIPEDQRHANKNSQAAFCYSETIPAPTGKDDAQQKSDMELLRFSLVLIQSWLTPVQYLSKVFTNNLVFGTSDRVYEKLKDLEEGIQALMRELEDRSPRGPQILKPTYDKFDIHLRTEDALLKNYGLLSCFKKDLHKVETYLKVMKCRRYGEGNCTI; encoded by the exons ATGGCTCCAG gatCCTGGCTGTCTCCTCTCTTCCTTGCTGTCATCACTCTGGGACTGCAGTGGCCACAGGAAGCTGCCACCTTCCCGGCCATGCCCCTTTCCAACCTGTTTGCCAACGCTGTGCTGAGGGCTCAGCACCTTCACCTCCTGGCTGCTGAGACATACAAAGAGTTC GAACGCACCTATATCCCAGAGGACCAAAGACACGCCAACAAAAACTCCCAGGCAGCGTTTTGTTACTCAGAAACCATCCCTGCTCCCACGGGGAAGGACGACGCTCAGCAGAAATCG gacatggagctgcttcGGTTCTCGCTGGTTCTCATCCAGTCCTGGCTGACCCCGGTGCAATACCTAAGCAAGGTGTTCACCAACAACCTGGTTTTTGGCACCTCAGACAGAGTGTATGAAAAACTAAAGGACCTGGAAGAAGGGATCCAAGCTCTGATGAGG GAGCTGGAGGACCGGAGCCCGCGGGGTCCCCAGATCCTCAAACCCACCTACGACAAGTTCGACATCCACCTTCGCACCGAGGACGCGCTGCTGAAGAACTACGGCTTGCTGTCCTGCTTCAAGAAGGACCTGCACAAGGTGGAGACCTACCTGAAGGTGATGAAGTGCCGGCGCTACGGGGAGGGGAACTGCACCATCTGA
- the RDM1 gene encoding RAD52 motif-containing protein 1 isoform X2, translated as MAQLFGHPEMFQKPFFSLSPQHSLFSAFSRFGPLYSVRARRNAAVAGPGYCAVIKFYSAGDASRAQHACNGQRLFQKSPLKVCVCTKQKGLQQKVLALSSNKCQELANHYLGFNGWSSRIITLQNISGFGGENEDLERTLPVKYLCAVEVTLPEHGVCTRGVALAEADIENSADSLELLTATRRAQKLAAGRALASAFQKILLIVLENGKVAVEYSSSQEEPTDCLTEEELKRLVQVNELSLEQFDLEEEVSSDLSFDAEPGDGI; from the exons ATGGCTCAGCTCTTCGGGCACCCAGAGATGTTTCAAAagccctttttttctctctctcctcagCATTCCCTGTTTTCAGCGTTTTCCAGGTTCGGGCCGCTCTACTCAGTGCGAGCACGCAGGAACGCGGCCGTGGCAGGGCCTGGCTATTGCGCTGTTATCAAGTTCTATTCAGCTGGAGAtgccagcagagcccagcatgCATGCAATGGGCAAAGGCTGTTTCAGAAGTCCCCCTTGAAG GTTTGTGTTTGCACCAAGCAGAAGGGGTTGCAGCAAAAAGTCCTTGCTCTCAGCAGCAACAAGTGCCAGGAGTTGGCCAACCACTACCTTGGCTTTAACGGCTGGTCCAGTCGCATCATCACA CTGCAGAATATATCTGGCTTTGGTGGTGAGAATGAGGACCTGGAAAGGACGTTACCTGTGAAATACCTGTGTGCTGTGGAGGTGACACTGCCCGAACACGGAGTGTGCACCAGGGGAGTCGCCCTGGCCGAGGCAGACATAGAGAACAGTGCAG ATTCTCTCGAGTTGCTCACAGCAACAAGAAGAGCTCAGAAACTCGCAGCTGGGAGAGCTTTGGCTAGTGCCTTTCAGAAGATACTCCTCATTGTCTTAG AGAATGGGAAAGTGGCCGTGGAGTACAGTTCCTCCCAGGAGGAGCCCACAGACTGCTTAACAGAAGAGGAGCTGAAGcggctggtgcag GTCAATGAATTGTCCTTGGAGCAGTTTGACCTCGAAGAAGAAGTTTCGTCTGATCTCAGTTTTGATGCTGAGCCAGGAGATGGCATCTAA
- the RDM1 gene encoding RAD52 motif-containing protein 1 isoform X3 — MAQLFGHPEMFQKPFFSLSPQHSLFSAFSRFGPLYSVRARRNAAVAGPGYCAVIKFYSAGDASRAQHACNGQRLFQKSPLKVCVCTKQKGLQQKVLALSSNKCQELANHYLGFNGWSSRIITLQNISGFGGENEDLERTLPVKYLCAVEVTLPEHGVCTRGVALAEADIENSADSLELLTATRRAQKLAAGRALASAFQKILLIVLDPHGFGSVPLSSFYSLSSARFLPWLH, encoded by the exons ATGGCTCAGCTCTTCGGGCACCCAGAGATGTTTCAAAagccctttttttctctctctcctcagCATTCCCTGTTTTCAGCGTTTTCCAGGTTCGGGCCGCTCTACTCAGTGCGAGCACGCAGGAACGCGGCCGTGGCAGGGCCTGGCTATTGCGCTGTTATCAAGTTCTATTCAGCTGGAGAtgccagcagagcccagcatgCATGCAATGGGCAAAGGCTGTTTCAGAAGTCCCCCTTGAAG GTTTGTGTTTGCACCAAGCAGAAGGGGTTGCAGCAAAAAGTCCTTGCTCTCAGCAGCAACAAGTGCCAGGAGTTGGCCAACCACTACCTTGGCTTTAACGGCTGGTCCAGTCGCATCATCACA CTGCAGAATATATCTGGCTTTGGTGGTGAGAATGAGGACCTGGAAAGGACGTTACCTGTGAAATACCTGTGTGCTGTGGAGGTGACACTGCCCGAACACGGAGTGTGCACCAGGGGAGTCGCCCTGGCCGAGGCAGACATAGAGAACAGTGCAG ATTCTCTCGAGTTGCTCACAGCAACAAGAAGAGCTCAGAAACTCGCAGCTGGGAGAGCTTTGGCTAGTGCCTTTCAGAAGATACTCCTCATTGTCTTAG ATCCTCATGGGTTTGGGTCAGTGCCACTGTCCTCATTCTACAGCCTTTCATCTGCCAGGTTCCTCCCCTGGCTTCATTAA
- the RDM1 gene encoding RAD52 motif-containing protein 1 isoform X1 produces the protein MAQLFGHPEMFQKPFFSLSPQHSLFSAFSRFGPLYSVRARRNAAVAGPGYCAVIKFYSAGDASRAQHACNGQRLFQKSPLKVCVCTKQKGLQQKVLALSSNKCQELANHYLGFNGWSSRIITLQNISGFGGENEDLERTLPVKYLCAVEVTLPEHGVCTRGVALAEADIENSADSLELLTATRRAQKLAAGRALASAFQKILLIVLENGKVAVEYSSSQEEPTDCLTEEELKRLVQRADLTRADCKRSEQGSQTKPAASQSSPLPQEPSLSSPAVSLPLGWGVRGDSTCSLHKAPSSLIGRGADRNSGLAWERSCWVSSWFIAL, from the exons ATGGCTCAGCTCTTCGGGCACCCAGAGATGTTTCAAAagccctttttttctctctctcctcagCATTCCCTGTTTTCAGCGTTTTCCAGGTTCGGGCCGCTCTACTCAGTGCGAGCACGCAGGAACGCGGCCGTGGCAGGGCCTGGCTATTGCGCTGTTATCAAGTTCTATTCAGCTGGAGAtgccagcagagcccagcatgCATGCAATGGGCAAAGGCTGTTTCAGAAGTCCCCCTTGAAG GTTTGTGTTTGCACCAAGCAGAAGGGGTTGCAGCAAAAAGTCCTTGCTCTCAGCAGCAACAAGTGCCAGGAGTTGGCCAACCACTACCTTGGCTTTAACGGCTGGTCCAGTCGCATCATCACA CTGCAGAATATATCTGGCTTTGGTGGTGAGAATGAGGACCTGGAAAGGACGTTACCTGTGAAATACCTGTGTGCTGTGGAGGTGACACTGCCCGAACACGGAGTGTGCACCAGGGGAGTCGCCCTGGCCGAGGCAGACATAGAGAACAGTGCAG ATTCTCTCGAGTTGCTCACAGCAACAAGAAGAGCTCAGAAACTCGCAGCTGGGAGAGCTTTGGCTAGTGCCTTTCAGAAGATACTCCTCATTGTCTTAG AGAATGGGAAAGTGGCCGTGGAGTACAGTTCCTCCCAGGAGGAGCCCACAGACTGCTTAACAGAAGAGGAGCTGAAGcggctggtgcag AGAGCTGACCTAACACGTGCTGACTGCAAGAGAAGTGAGCAGGGAAGTCAAACAAagcctgctgcttctcagagcTCTCCTTTGCCACAAGAGCCATCCCTCAGCTCCCCTGCCGTCTCACTTCCCTTGGGATGGGGTGTGCGAGGTGATTCAACATGCTCTCTCCACAAGGCACCTTCCAGCCTGATAGGGAGAGGAGCAGACAGGAATTCAGGACTTGCttgggagaggagctgctgggtgtCCTCTTGGTTCATTGCCTTGTGA